A window of the Brassica napus cultivar Da-Ae chromosome C5, Da-Ae, whole genome shotgun sequence genome harbors these coding sequences:
- the LOC106408656 gene encoding peptidyl-prolyl cis-trans isomerase CYP19-2-like — protein sequence MSTNPRVFLEIAVNFRPVGRIVIELFADTNPKTAENFRALCTGEKGIGESGIPLHYKGTIIHGMTPNFIWYGGDTTHGCGGGGESIYGQPLADNNYKRKHDGKGIILSMTRNDESTTYDYYESQFMILMRASPDLDGEQVVFGEVVDGVDVISRVEQMVGGTNGYPLQPVTIADCGQVFPEAETMVVGYSVPKWLKYMRALQLRVAELENPPEKQTVSCEMGYGLIRIGKSFELQEQLMTSLTTHRAVEHSVVARESEGDGTGHGIPEEQ from the coding sequence ATGTCGACAAACCCTAGAGTCTTCCTCGAAATCGCCGTCAACTTCAGACCCGTTGGTCGGATCGTGATAGAGCTCTTCGCCGACACGAACCCGAAGACGGCGGAGAACTTCCGCGCTCTCTGCACAGGCGAGAAAGGCATAGGGGAGTCCGGCATACCGCTCCACTACAAGGGAACCATCATCCACGGCATGACCCCAAACTTCATTTGGTACGGAGGAGATACCACTCACGGGTGTGGAGGAGGAGGCGAATCCATCTACGGCCAACCTTTGGCGGACAACAACTACAAAAGGAAGCACGACGGCAAAGGCATCATCCTCTCAATGACTAGGAACGATGAAAGCACCACCTACGACTACTACGAATCTCAGTTCATGATCCTCATGAGGGCGTCCCCTGATTTAGACGGCGAGCAGGTGGTGTTCGGAGAAGTTGTGGATGGAGTTGATGTGATCAGTCGCGTTGAGCAGATGGTTGGTGGCACCAATGGATACCCTCTCCAGCCTGTGACGATAGCAGACTGCGGCCAGGTTTTTCCAGAGGCGGAAACAATGGTGGTAGGTTACTCCGTCCCGAAGTGGCTGAAATATATGCGAGCTTTGCAACTGAGGGTGGCCGAGCTGGAGAATCCACCGGAGAAGCAGACCGTTTCGTGTGAAATGGGGTACGGCTTGATCCGGATAGGGAAGTCTTTTGAACTGCAGGAGCAGCTCATGACATCTCTTACTACCCACAGAGCAGTAGAGCACTCGGTGGTGGCACGTGAAAGTGAAGGAGATGGGACAGGTCATGGCATACCTGAAGAGCAGTAG
- the LOC106409340 gene encoding uncharacterized protein LOC106409340: MAMKRNGKSHVSSDSDEQFMSFKDVSLGPHEAQLRFRLIHFWEARNPVKKTLIGLEMLLIDEQGTVIQGFIPPGRIKKYLPDMKRGSVYKLINFYGSKNKPVYRVADHLATVSFTWNSEMSALHEIPISIDEDRFRFHSHEDFETNCDLKGDLYDVVGHMKLVDGQTLIERPIIDDVKIATTRHIMIHVQSHDGPVMKLYLWDQAATDFIKKFNSCENTPTVLLVTTVKTKRLGGTLALTSMSSTWVFMDNDVQPTRNYLTWLGSNPEIANQVSADVITKRETLTIADIFSYMSQESAKDAFFECTATIDDVVHGSSWYYIGCSECHSKVTKGTNSLICTNAKCAKVNTTGVAQYDFSP, from the exons ATGGCGATGAAACGAAATGGGAAGTCGCATGTCTCCTCAGACTCTGATGAACAATTCATGTCCTTCAAGGATGTCTCTCTAGGTCCCCATGAAGCTCAGCTACGCTTTCGACTCATCCATTTCTGGGAGGCTCGGAACCCGGTGAAGAAGACACTGATTGGCCTCGAAATGCTCCTTATCGACGAACAG GGAACTGTTATTCAAGGATTTATCCCACCTGGACGAATTAAGAAGTACCTGCCTGATATGAAACGTGGATCGGTTTACAAACTCATCAACTTCTACGGATCGAAAAACAAACCGGTGTATCGGGTTGCTGATCATCTCGCAACCGTGTCTTTCACATGGAATTCTGAAATGTCGGCTCTTCACGAGATTCCCATCTCGATTGATGAAGACCGTTTCAGGTTTCATTCACACGAAGATTTTGAAACTAACTGTGATCTCAAAGGTGACCTCTACG ATGTTGTAGGCCATATGAAGCTGGTCGATGGACAGACCCTGATTGAGCGTCCCATCATTGACGATGTGAAGATCGCTACCACTCGGCACATCATGATTCATGTGCAATCACATGA TGGGCCTGTGATGAAACTCTACCTTTGGGACCAGGCTGCAACAGACTTCATCAAGAAATTCAACTCCTGTGAAAACACTCCCACGGTGCTTTTGGTCACAACCGTTAAAACCAAGCGTCTCGGAG GTACCCTTGCCCTGACGTCTATGTCCTCTACATGGGTTTTCATGGACAATGATGTCCAACCAACCAGGAATTATTTAACATG GCTGGGCTCTAACCCAGAGATTGCTAATCAGGTTAGCGCAGACGTCATCACTAAGCGTGAGACACTGACTATAGCAGATATATTCTCCTACATGAGTCAGGAATCTGCAAAG GATGCCTTTTTTGAGTGCACGGCTACGATTGATGATGTTGTGCATGGCTCTTCTTGGTACTATATTGGATGCAGTGAGTGCCATTCTAAGGTTACCAAAGGCACAAATTCGTTGATTTGTACAAACGCAAAATGTGCAAAGGTTAACACAACTGGTGTTGCACAGTATGATTTCTCTCCTTAG